A genomic segment from Corylus avellana chromosome ca5, CavTom2PMs-1.0 encodes:
- the LOC132182908 gene encoding GDSL esterase/lipase At5g14450-like encodes MSASWAELRMEVRRVLVNGFLVFCVLGAGGEVLKGSTTCEFPAIYNFGDSNSDTGGISAAFEPIRAPYGEGFFHKLAGRDSDGRLLIDFIAEHLRLPYLSAYLNSLATNYRHGANFATGGSTIRRQNETIFEYGISPFSLDIQIVQFEQFKARTSDLYNQAKTPAERSNLPRPEDFSKALYTFDIGQNDLSVGFRKMSFDQLRSAMPDIVNQLATAVQHIYKQGGRAFWIHNTGPIGCLPVNQFYTLNPPPGFLDEHGCVKNQNVMAVEFNRQLKDRVIKLKAELPNAAITYVDVYAAKYGLISNAKSEGFADPLKVCCGYHVNYSHVWCGTKAIINGIEVYGASCGNPSQYISWDGVHYSQAASQWFANHILNGSLSDPPIPITQACQRR; translated from the exons ATGAGCGCCAGTTGGGCTGAACTCAGAATGGAGGTTAGGAGAGTATTGGTAAATGGGTTCTTGGTTTTTTGTGTTCTGGGTGCGGGAGGTGAGGTGCTGAAAGGCTCAACAACTTGTGAGTTTCCAGCAATCTACAACTTTGGGGACTCAAATTCAGACACTGGCGGCATATCAGCAGCATTTGAACCCATTCGTGCGCCATATGGTGAGGGATTCTTTCATAAACTGGCTGGAAGGGACTCAGATGGCCGCCTCCTCATAGACTTCATAG CTGAGCACCTGAGGCTACCATACTTGAGTGCATACTTGAATTCACTGGCAACAAATTACCGGCATGGTGCAAATTTTGCCACGGGAGGATCAACCATTAGAAGGCAAAACGAGACCATATTCGAATATGGGATTAGTCCATTCTCTCTTGACATCCAGATTGTGCAGTTTGAACAGTTCAAAGCACGCACCAGTGATCTCTACAACCAAG CCAAGACACCCGCTGAAAGAAGCAATCTACCAAGGCCCGAGGACTTCTCCAAGGCTCTTTACACATTTGACATCGGCCAGAATGATCTTTCCGTCGGTTTTCGAAAGATGAGCTTCGACCAACTTCGTTCAGCAATGCCAGACATTGTCAACCAATTAGCCACAGCAGTCCAG CACATATATAAACAAGGGGGGAGGGCATTTTGGATACACAACACAGGGCCTATTGGATGCTTGCCAGTGAACCAGTTTTACACGCTTAATCCACCGCCTGGCTTCCTTGACGAGCATGGCTGTGTCAAGAATCAAAATGTCATGGCTGTAGAGTTCAACAGGCAGCTCAAGGACAGAGTGATCAAACTGAAGGCAGAGCTACCAAATGCAGCAATAACATATGTGGATGTCTATGCTGCAAAGTATGGACTAATCAGCAATGCAAAGAGTGAAG GATTTGCCGATCCTCTGAAGGTCTGCTGTGGGTATCATGTGAACTACAGCCATGTCTGGTGTGGGACAAAAGCAATTATAAATGGTATTGAAGTCTATGGTGCTTCTTGTGGAAACCCTTCACAGTATATTAGCTGGGATGGCGTACACTACTCTCAGGCAGCTAGCCAATGGTTTGCTAATCATATACTTAATGGTTCCCTGTCAGACCCACCAATTCCAATTACCCAAGCATGTCAAAGGCGTTAG
- the LOC132182737 gene encoding GDSL esterase/lipase At5g14450-like, with product MRVVSFFAAGILVSWVLSVLGEEMMGSSPCNFPAIYNFGDSNSDTGGNSAAFYPAGPPSGETFFHQPAGRGSDGRLIIDFIAKHLRLPYLSAYLDSIGTSYRHGANFATGGARIRRFNTSFFVTGESPFSLDIQIVQFDQFKSRTSNLYKHAKKHSSRRNLPRPEDFSKALYTFDIGQNDIAASLQTMSNEQLKAVIPGIVDQLATAVEHLYQNGARTFWIHNTGPIGCLPVTQHHYHRPMPGILDQHGCVIAQNDMAKEFNRKLKSAVIKLREQLPDAAFTYVDVFAAKYKLIGNAKKQGFVDARNICCGYHEDDSHVYCGNKAKINGSEVYAGSCEDPSLYISWDGVHYTEAANHWIANHIVNGSFSDPPVPITHACHKGQSV from the exons ATGAGGGTTGTGAGTTTTTTTGCTGCTGGGATATTAGTTTCATGGGTTTTGAGTGTGTTGGGTGAAGAAATGATGGGCTCATCACCCTGTAATTTTCCGGCAATCTACAACTTCGGCGACTCGAATTCGGATACCGGTGGGAATTCAGCAGCATTTTACCCAGCAGGGCCACCGTCTGGAGAGACTTTTTTCCATCAGCCGGCTGGAAGAGGTTCTGATGGTCGTCTTATAATAGATTTTATTG CCAAGCACCTTAGATTGCCATACTTGAGTGCTTACCTAGATTCAATTGGAACAAGTTATAGGCATGGTGCAAATTTTGCCACAGGAGGAGCTAGGATTAGGCGGTTTAATACATCTTTCTTTGTGACTGGGGAAAGCCCATTCTCTCTTGATATCCAGATTGTGCAATTTGACCAGTTCAAGTCACGCACCAGCAATCTCTACAAGCATG CCAAGAAACACTCCAGCAGAAGAAATCTCCCAAGACCAGAGGACTTCTCAAAGGCTCTTTATACATTTGACATTGGGCAAAATGATATTGCTGCAAGCCTTCAAACAATGAGCAATGAACAACTTAAAGCAGTAATCCCTGGCATAGTTGACCAATTAGCCACAGCAGTTGAA CATCTGTACCAAAATGGGGCAAGAACATTTTGGATACATAACACAGGCCCCATTGGCTGCTTGCCAGTGACCCAACACCACTACCACCGCCCAATGCCTGGCATTCTTGACCAACATGGATGCGTCATAGCTCAAAATGACATGGCTAAAGAGTTCAATAGGAAGCTTAAGAGTGCTGTCATCAAACTAAGGGAACAGCTACCTGATGCTGCCTTTACATATGTGGATGTCTTTGCAGCAAAGTATAAACTAATCGGCAATGCAAAGAAGCAAG GATTTGTTGATGCAAGAAACATTTGCTGTGGTTATCACGAGGATGACAGCCATGTGTATTGTGGGAACAAGGCAAAGATAAATGGCAGTGAAGTGTATGCTGGTTCTTGTGAAGATCCTTCCTTGTATATTAGCTGGGATGGCGTACACTACACTGAGGCTGCAAATCATTGGATTGCTAATCATATAGTCAACGGTTCATTCTCGGACCCGCCGGTGCCAATCACACATGCATGTCATAAGGGTCAATCTGtgtga